A region of the Alphaproteobacteria bacterium genome:
GCCGCCAGGGAGAAACAAATGAACCCTAAAACCCCCGTCAGAAGGGTGGCCCAAGTCAAATGATGACTCGTGAGAAGAGGCAGAAAGATGAGTCCATTTTTGGCCCATTGATGGGGACGAATGGCTGCCAGGAATGGCTTTAGAATCGAGGAGCGCGGAATTCTTTGATGGGCTTTTGCGTAAGCCAATCCTCCAACGATGTAAGGGGTATGAGACTCATTGAAAATAGCCACGTCGGCTCGGCTATCCCCCACATAATCAAAGGGAGCGCCCTTGGCAAATTCTTTCATCTTATTGAGCTTCTTTCTGCCCTTACAATTGAAGGTATCTGTTGTGG
Encoded here:
- a CDS encoding haloacid dehalogenase-like hydrolase yields the protein MKPILFVDLDESLIRTDILREQLIRSMAISPWKTLKILIQQGFRPERVKAAIAAQIETDPTTLPYNEEVLALIHQVKKEGRQVVLATASHEKVAMQIAKHLKVFDAVLATTDTFNCKGRKKLNKMKEFAKGAPFDYVGDSRADVAIFNESHTPYIVGGLAYAKAHQRIPRSSILKPFLAAIRPHQWAKNGLIFLPLLTSHHLTWATLLTGVLGFICFSLAA